A genomic stretch from Buchnera aphidicola (Brevicoryne brassicae) includes:
- the cysN gene encoding sulfate adenylyltransferase subunit CysN, with amino-acid sequence MNINIKNNFKKWLNLHQKKTLLKFLTCGSVDDGKSTLIGRLLHDTKQIYDDQLSSLKRDSKRHGTQGNKIDLALVVDGLQSEREQGITIDVAYRYFSTDKRKFIIADTPGHEQYTCNMVTGASTCDLSILLVDARKGLSKQTYRHSFISTLLGIKYLIVAINKMDLVNYKKDVFENIKKDFLKFSKKLSNNLNIFFIPISALVGENIVFQNSFMPWYNGLTLLKILETIKIKTDHHAEDIRFPVQYVNRPNSDFRGYSGMLVSGVLRVGQFIKILPDNIISRISRIVTFDQDLKYAEIGQPITVVLENEIDINRGDFFVNVDSNLKPNQEAIIDIVWMTDNELLVGQSYNVKLSGKKTRVYIKEILFKIDINTLIKRKSNSLSLNSIGQIKVTFSEPVIFDDYNDNRTTGNIIFIDLITNITVGAGMIKNNLEKKETILPDNKNDFESSFHAFISQHFPHWNIPKLVKKKVSN; translated from the coding sequence ATGAATATTAATATAAAAAATAATTTTAAAAAATGGTTGAATTTACATCAAAAAAAAACTTTATTAAAATTTTTAACATGTGGTAGCGTAGACGATGGAAAAAGCACATTAATTGGTCGTTTATTACATGATACTAAACAAATTTATGATGATCAATTGTCTTCTTTAAAACGTGATAGCAAACGTCATGGTACTCAAGGGAATAAAATAGATCTTGCATTAGTAGTAGATGGACTTCAATCTGAACGTGAACAGGGTATTACAATCGATGTGGCTTACCGTTATTTTTCCACTGATAAAAGAAAGTTTATTATTGCAGATACTCCTGGTCATGAACAATATACATGTAATATGGTTACAGGTGCTTCTACATGTGATTTATCGATTTTATTAGTTGATGCTAGAAAAGGATTATCAAAACAGACTTATCGACATAGTTTTATTTCCACTTTACTTGGAATAAAATATTTAATTGTTGCCATTAATAAAATGGATTTAGTTAACTATAAAAAAGATGTTTTTGAAAACATAAAAAAAGATTTTTTAAAGTTTTCTAAAAAACTTTCTAATAATTTAAATATTTTTTTTATTCCTATTTCTGCTTTAGTTGGTGAAAATATTGTTTTTCAGAATAGTTTTATGCCCTGGTATAATGGTTTAACATTATTAAAAATTTTAGAAACAATAAAAATCAAAACTGATCATCATGCCGAAGATATAAGATTTCCAGTACAATATGTCAATCGTCCTAATTCAGATTTTCGCGGATATTCAGGTATGTTAGTATCTGGTGTTCTTCGTGTAGGACAGTTTATTAAAATATTACCTGATAATATAATTTCTCGTATTTCTCGTATTGTCACTTTTGATCAAGATTTGAAATATGCAGAAATTGGTCAACCGATTACAGTGGTTTTAGAAAATGAAATAGATATTAATCGAGGAGATTTTTTTGTCAATGTTGATTCTAATTTAAAACCTAATCAAGAAGCTATTATTGATATTGTCTGGATGACAGATAATGAATTATTAGTAGGACAATCATATAATGTCAAATTATCAGGTAAAAAAACGCGGGTTTATATAAAAGAAATTTTATTTAAAATAGACATCAATACGTTAATAAAAAGAAAAAGTAATTCTCTTTCTTTAAATAGCATTGGTCAAATTAAAGTAACATTCAGTGAGCCTGTGATTTTTGATGACTACAATGATAATCGAACTACAGGTAATATAATTTTTATTGATCTAATAACAAATATTACTGTAGGTGCTGGAATGATTAAAAATAATTTAGAAAAAAAAGAAACGATATTACCTGATAATAAAAATGATTTTGAATCAAGTTTTCATGCTTTTATTTCTCAACATTTTCCACATTGGAATATACCTAAACTAGTAAAAAAAAAGGTTTCTAATTAA
- the cysC gene encoding adenylyl-sulfate kinase: MNDDFQNNIIWQKYSITRIKRQRKYGHKSVAVWFTGLSGSGKSSIANFLEEILFKNGIKTYLLDGDNIRSGLCTNLSFSVADREENIRRLGEVVKLMLDAGIIVLVSVISPYKYQRKMICKMLGKKNFLEVFVNTPLSVCENRDPKNLYKKARMGKISNFTGVQSIYEIPDAPDVLLDGTESLEKNSKKLIKALYSNKVIPFCS; the protein is encoded by the coding sequence ATGAATGATGATTTTCAAAATAATATTATTTGGCAAAAATATTCTATTACACGTATAAAACGTCAACGAAAATATGGTCATAAATCAGTTGCAGTATGGTTTACAGGATTATCAGGTTCAGGAAAATCAAGTATTGCTAATTTTTTAGAGGAAATATTATTTAAAAATGGTATCAAGACCTACTTATTAGATGGAGATAATATTAGATCTGGTTTATGTACTAATTTAAGTTTTAGTGTTGCTGATAGGGAAGAAAATATTAGACGTCTTGGCGAAGTTGTTAAATTAATGTTAGATGCTGGTATAATAGTTTTAGTCTCGGTAATTTCTCCATATAAATATCAGAGAAAAATGATTTGTAAAATGCTAGGAAAAAAAAATTTTTTAGAAGTATTTGTCAACACTCCACTTAGTGTATGTGAAAATAGAGATCCTAAAAATTTATATAAAAAAGCTCGTATGGGAAAAATATCTAATTTTACTGGAGTTCAATCGATATATGAGATACCAGACGCACCTGATGTTCTTTTAGATGGAACCGAATCTTTAGAAAAAAATTCAAAAAAGTTAATTAAAGCACTATACTCTAATAAAGTTATACCCTTTTGTTCATAA
- the cysD gene encoding sulfate adenylyltransferase subunit CysD, translating into MFKANTTHLRQLESESIYIMREVISEFENPVMLYSIGKDSSVMLHLAKKSFYPGNLPFPLLHIDTGWKFKEMYKFRDYIVNSSKIELIVHSNSKANLIDLNPFKHGGSKYTDVMKTEGLKEAINKYNFDAAFGGARRDEEKSRSKERIYSFRDSFNQWDPKKQRPELWWNYNGQINKGENIRVFPLSNWTELDIWQYIFLEKIEIVPLYFASMRPVVERDGALIMIDDKRIKIYPNEIIKEKMVRFRTLGCWPLTSAIESEAKNLEEVIMETLIVKTSERTGRAIDHDQKSSMELKKRQGYF; encoded by the coding sequence ATGTTTAAAGCAAACACTACTCATTTACGTCAATTAGAATCAGAAAGTATTTATATAATGCGAGAAGTAATTTCAGAATTTGAAAACCCTGTAATGCTTTATTCTATTGGAAAAGATTCTTCAGTAATGCTTCATCTTGCAAAAAAATCTTTTTATCCTGGAAACTTACCATTTCCTCTATTACATATAGATACTGGATGGAAATTTAAAGAAATGTATAAATTTAGAGATTATATTGTAAATAGCTCTAAAATAGAATTAATAGTACATTCAAATTCAAAGGCTAATCTAATAGATTTAAATCCTTTTAAACATGGAGGTAGCAAGTATACTGATGTTATGAAAACAGAAGGATTAAAAGAAGCTATAAATAAATATAATTTTGATGCTGCTTTTGGAGGGGCTAGAAGAGATGAGGAAAAATCACGATCTAAAGAACGTATTTATTCTTTTCGTGATTCATTTAATCAATGGGATCCAAAAAAACAGCGTCCTGAGTTATGGTGGAATTATAATGGTCAAATTAATAAAGGAGAAAATATTCGTGTTTTTCCTCTTTCAAATTGGACTGAATTAGATATTTGGCAATACATTTTTTTAGAAAAAATAGAAATTGTCCCTCTTTATTTTGCCTCTATGCGTCCAGTTGTAGAAAGAGACGGAGCATTAATAATGATTGATGACAAACGTATTAAAATTTATCCAAATGAAATTATCAAAGAAAAAATGGTTAGATTTCGCACTTTAGGTTGTTGGCCTCTAACTAGTGCAATTGAATCAGAAGCAAAAAATCTTGAAGAAGTAATCATGGAAACGTTAATAGTTAAAACTAGTGAACGCACAGGTCGAGCTATTGACCATGATCAAAAAAGTTCAATGGAGCTTAAAAAAAGACAGGGATATTTTTAA